Genomic DNA from Harpia harpyja isolate bHarHar1 chromosome 13, bHarHar1 primary haplotype, whole genome shotgun sequence:
AGAGTGAGCAGACAAGCAATCACTCTGAGGAAAGGCGACCATAGGAAAAGGTCCTCTTGGAGGGTAGAGGTACTACTGTAATGCACTCCTGGACGTACCCAAAACTTGAGCAGAAAGCAAGCTATAGGCAGATGGGAAATGTCTACACCGTAAATTAAAGATTCCTCAGAGAGCTGCCAGAAGTTGTCGCTTGCTATCAAAGCAAAGCTATAGATTTTCAGTGACTACTTACCTCTTGCTCTGGCAGACTGTCCCACAGGAGTTGAGGTTTTCTCTGAATTCCCCTATCTTGTCTGCTTCTGTACTCCTGGGGGAGTCAGAATTGAAGTTGTCATCTGGCAGGGCGGGAACAGAGTCTTCCATGTCGCTGTCTGTCTCTGCATTGATATCGAACACTTGGTCGCTCTTCTTAAATTTTTCCAACAGGGCTGACACTGACTGTAGGAGAAGAAAgtgctcaggaaaaaaatttgcaGGATATCAGCAGCCCTGCAGCGCAACATCCCACTGCCCCGTGTATCTGGGAGATCGCTTTGGAGGTGAGCACAGAATATAGCTCAAGTATCCCACCTGGCACAGAGCTGACAAACATACCTCATCATGGGATTCAGCATCCCACTTTGTAAACTGGAAACCAGCCAGCGAAGAGCAGATGGGGCGTTTTTCAATGCACTGTGCTAGCAGGGCTAGAGACAAGGAGAGCAAGGGGGAGAGATTAGATATAGGTTGAAGCAACCAGCACCTAAAACAAGTGCCAGGCATTAAATCATTCTTAAAGCCACACATATAGGCAGCGCTTCTTCCATGTAGGGTGGTGCAGGGCTCGCTGCAAAAACAGTCAGGCTCATTTCTCAGCAGAAAGGGAGAGTTCACTTGCTACCCTAACTCAAGGGTGGGCATAACGCTGGGAATCTTATCAGAGCAGTGGGGTTGGGTAGTATGTACAGGCTCAAAACACTCTTAAGAAGGTCAGTCGTTAACCGGGAGCACACTAATCTCAACTGGTGCACGGCTCAGACCACGTATACCTGCTGTGTGACAGATCTGCCAGAGGTTAAGTTACATGTAGTGATCTAAAACCTACAAAGGTCCTGTTTTTCCAGCAACCAGTCTCAATTTGATCAGGATCAGAGCAATGGTGCCACAGGGTAGCGAAGCAGTGAAGAAAAGCACAAGTCAAGCTGGCTGAGACTAAAATGAGCATGCTTGGGAGATGAAAAGAATTGAAAAGTCTGGATGGGCCCCTTTGCTTAGCAGTTACCGGCACTCACGCTTTAAATCTGTCACTTTCACAGGATCAGAGTTTGGCAGCGTGAGCGTCTCTGAAGAAGGGAGAGGCACGATCTTCGAGTCAAAGAGGAGCTCACTATGGCAGCTTTGGGTATGCAGCCCGGTGAGGAAAATGCCAGCTGTGCTGCATTCATCAAAAGATGCAGCTGTTTTCTGGAACATGGGATCAACCTACAGGTACGGAATGAAGCAGAGAATCAAGGAATGGAGTAGACGGAGGGGGTGAAGCAGGTCTCTGCAGGAGACTTTGAAGCACAGATCCGAAGGGACAATGACCCACGCATCTTTTTCAGCGAGGAGAGAGCTCTCACAGCTGCCTCACGCAGGAGGAATATACGTGACTAGGAACTTTCTTGATATAATAGCAGAATTCACAGATGTGCATGTGAATGTTAGAGCCCAAGAGAGGAATGCACAATAAGGAAAACAATAGAAATGAGAAAGATGAGGCGACATCTCCTTTCCTCCACTAGAACGCAGCTGCTACAGCAGCCCCCCTCCACCCACCTCACATCTGCGATTAGCCTCCGACACATTGATGTTACTCAAGTTCTTCTCAATGGTTTTGAATGAGTGCTTTTTCTTTGTCTGAACTCTCTTGACAGCCTCAGGAACTGCACTGtcttctaaaaggaaaagaacaagttACACTTAGAAAACTTGCTAAAATACCCTACGGAGGGATAGCACAACCTTTACTTCAGTTTGTAGGACAAACGCGCAAAAACCCAGTGGGCATGAAGTTACCCCATTAGGTATCTATTGGTATGAACTACCAATGTTTTATTGACTGgatgctgcatttctttttattgacTCTATTTTATCTTAACAGCACATTTTCGTTTCAAAGCAAAGGACAGCAAAGAGGAGGGCACTTCGTTTTTAATGTTTCAGATTAGGCCACCTTTGGTTTGCATTCAAATCTGATGGGCCAAATCGTTGAATACAGGATTGAGCAACAGGTTCAGGTTCTCATCTCAACCCTCCCTGCTCACGTACCCAGGCAAACTAATTCAGGATTTCCCAGCCCTTGAAAATGAAGTGAGCGGTACTCTCCTAGATGTACAAAGTGCTTCGAAATTCACGGGTGCTATGTAAGTACACTGACATCTCTCTTACGGGAAGAGCTTAACAGAAAATGAGTGAATGGCACACCTCCTTCCGGGCTGTCTGCATTTTCTGTAGGTGCCAAGTCCTTGCCTAAGCCTCCAAGAACTTTGTATGTATCTGCATGGACCACATCCACACGCACGGCGTAAATCTTCGCACTGGCATCAAGCGTGCCAGCTGCTATCTGACAGGAGGAACAAAGGATGCAATTTTTAGTTAGAAAGGAAAGAGTCTCATCTAGATGATGCAAACACAGAAGGCAAGCTGCAGACCTGAATTTCTGAATGCTCTGTATTACAAGCAAAATTGTGAACAACTGGAAAAGGATTTATTCCGAAACCTACTGGAGACCTAGGTGCGCAGCAGGGGTCAAGATGTGTCTTCTGAGGCAGAGCCTACAGTTTGCTTTGTCAGGTCTTTTGGAAGGGatcacacagaaaaatacttaaaaaatcgCCAAGATTAAGCAACGTGGAAAAGCAGAAAGGTGCAGATTTGCATCTCCCAAGAGACCTCTCTCCTCCGTCTCTCCTTCATGCCTTCTTTTGGGTCATCCTCTTGGTATCATTCTATTTTCTCAAATTACGAAGTCAAAAGAGGTGAAGCGCAGGAGGTGCCAAGTGCCCTTTTTGATCACAGACCCCCCCAGGAAGGCAAAGGACTACCCACTGAAAACCTGTGCAGTTTCTCATCCCTTCCTCAGTTTCATCAACCATGAGACAGCTAGCTCAGGGGTTCCTTGAGGACACATTCAAAAGCCCTGCCATTTGTTCATTCACCCAAGAATTCAGTTCTCCCTCCTAGCATCAGTCAACTATTATAGTGAATAAGTCTTTGCCCTGGCACATTCTTATTCTGATCCATCCTGGATCAAAATTAGACCAGGAGTTAGCCACACTaacttcctttctcttccagccTTGTTTTGTCACTGGTTGTAACACCCATTATTTACCTCAGAAGCCTCACAAGTCTTACTTTTAAACAAGCTCTCCTTTTGAAGGACCATAGCTGAAAGAATTCAGCCTTTAATTTCTATGGTACAAAAGGATTCAACACTGTAAGCTTCTGCGAAAAGTGACTGTGCTGCCTCTACCAGGTATTTTTAGTGGAAGTAACAAGCTCAGTTAACTTCAGCATTATTTGAGGTTTGTTGTTGGCTAAACCTTAGGCTAAATGCCAGTTGGAGACAAAGCACCACCGTGACTAGGCAGCAATTCTTCTCACCTTGAAGTCGGTCGGTTCAGAGCCCTTCTGTTTCAGGATCTCGGTCATATAGTCTATCAGGTGTAAGCCAAAGGCATTCTTCGTGGTgattttctgaaacaaagcaCAGCTCGGAACTGATCACCTGGCAAATGACACCTGTCCAAACTGTCTGAACCCTCATCTCATGGAGGTATTTATAGCAGGACCGAGGGGGTACGGTCCGTGCCACATCCTACTTTGTTACTGCAGGGAAGGCAGCAACAGAAGCCCAGATCTGGCCACGGCTTGGATCAGGGATGTGGCTCAGAGGGCTTGGAAGAAGAATAACCGCGTAGCCAAGGCTCAAGGAGTTTTAAAATCCCTCCCGGCCTTGCGACTGCTGCCAGACAGAGAAGATGTGAGAGGGGCTGGGATCAGGAGCCCTCCCCGAGGTGTCCGACTCACGTTCTCGGTGGAGAGCTTGATGCAGGTGCTGTAGTGATCCGAGATCTGAGCGTTGGTCCACTGGGGGAGGGCCGGCAGCCATGCCTCCGTCTGCCTGGGGGAAAGACGGTGATTTGGGGACCCTCCTCCTCCGCGtacctccctccccccctccaaccccctctcccccccaaaaaccccaaaaacctccTCAGACCGAGGCCGCCCGTACCTGGGCGCGGGTGAGGCGAGGCCCAGCGGCGAGTCGGTGCTGCCGCGCTGGAAGTCGGTGGCCCTCGAGCGCCGGCGTTGCCGCCTCTCCCGTTCATCGTCGTTACCGGGGCATTCGGCCAACACGGGGGTGCCGGTGCTGCCGAGGGACCGCGGGGCTGGGGAGGCGGCCGGGGCCTGGCGCGGTGTCGCGGCGCTCATCCTCacggcggggacggggacgggcctCGCCGCCTCAGGCCCGCcacccgcccccgccccgcctacTCCTCGCCTTCTGGCCAATCGGCGCGCGGCTCGGATGGCGGCCCACCAATCGGGCGCGTAGCTCTCCGCCCCGTCGGGTTTGAATCGCcgcgccagcgcgcatgcgctgGGCGCAACGgctgcggcgggggcggggcgcggtGCCTCAGTCTGCCGGCGGACGCCGGTGGGGGAGGACGCGCCGCCCGCGGCTCCTGTCAGGGCTCGGCTACCCGCGGGTCAGTCGCTTTACCGCCTCGCTGGCCCAGGGTTGCGCTCTGAAGGGTGCTGTCCGCCGGTGGTGGTGGCGCCCGGGCCCCTCTCGCAGCGGCGGAGCAGCGGTTAGCCGCGGGTAAAGCCCGTCTCGGAGGAAGAAGAGCCGCCAGAACCGACCTGCTTAGGTACTGACCGCCCCCACCCCCAGCCGCTGTCTGGTTTTCACTGGTCCCCACGATCATTGGCTCCTCCGTGCCTCCCTTCtgtcccccgcccccccccggagGCCTCCGTTTGTTTCTCGTTGTCCCCCGGAGCCCCTATCTGTGTGGAATTGCCCCCGGGGCTGTTTGCCTGACCCTTCAGTTTGCTCTGTAGGCCTCCCAGAGCACTCCAGGTGCCTTCTGGTAGTCCTTCAACCGCTCTGCTGTTTGGTGTTCTCCAGAGCCCCCGTGTGTTTGGTTCTGCCCGCCCCATGGCCCTCTAGGTGTTTTTTGGTGTGTCCTGTAAGCCCTCGGTGTGCCCTGAAGCCCTCCCCAGCATTTTGTGGGTTTCTGGGTACGTTAGAGGGTTGGCAGGGGGTCTTGAGGCTTTACAGTCTCAGGCTGGGCAGTATCCAGCAGCTCAGATGTCAGCCACATATGGTGGGGGCTAGCAGATGGCTCAGGGCATCCCCCCGGCTTCAGATCTGGAGTCCTCCATCCTGCCCAATACAGCATCCTTCCTTCCAGTCTGGCCCGGGAAGGATGTTCCATGAGAGCAGGAGCAGGTCGCAGCTCCTGCTTTCCTTGCAGTGCTGGGGGCAGAGAGACTGGTAAGTGAGGAGCCAGTAGTGCTTCCTAAAACCAATCCCTTCTGCTCTTGGTCTGACCCAAGGAGCCTGCGTTTGTGTGCAGGACCCCGTGAAGACAGGAAGGTTCCCTCGTATCTCCACCTCAGCTTTTCACCTGTGTCCCCAGTTCTCAGAAGATGAAGCTAGGTTATCTGTAGTGCTTTGGTTTCCCTGCACCTACTAGCAGGAAAGGTTTGCTggggaaagctgttgctcctcaaATTTCCTTTTCCCAGCAAAGCCATGGCCTGGTGTGCCTGATTCCAGCAGTCCTGCCTGCGGGACAgtgcctgggctgtgggcacAGGAGACGGGCTCCTTGGTTTAGTATGGAGAGCAGTCTGGTCTGAGGGCTGAGCTATGTGCCTGAGGCAAGGCTGCATGATGGGGGAAATAAAGCTGCgtcttttatttttgtagcatGTCCTGCGCTGTAGAAGTGTTAGCAGAAAGTTAGATGGCCTGGACCTGCGCCCGCCTCCACCATCATCCTGACCCTATGGCTGATGGGAAGAGCAGCTTCTTCTCCAGTGCCACCACCTGGACGAGAAGCTTTTCCAGCCCTACCAGGCCAGCATTCCTAGCCGTCGTCCCCCTCAGGAGGGTGAAGCAGCAGCTGCCCCAATCCTTCTTGGGGGATTTAGGTACTGGGGACTGCGACGTTGCTGCAGTTTGATGTGTGAGTTCTTCCCGACTGCAAAGTGTTCTTCCAGCCTGAACCACTGGATGGAGCAGGAGGAAAAGATGTGGTTTGATTTCAGCTACATTCCTCAAGATGCTGTGTTCCCTGCCGAGCCAAGCCTGGCAGCAGTCCCCGTGCTCCTGTCACAGAGTGGTCAACGGATCGCTGTGCCATCAGCTAGTTTCTGCACTGACAACAGGCACCccaaaaatggcaaaagaataAACTTCTGGAGACTGGCGTCTACTCGTAAGCACAGCTCAAGGACCTTGGAGGCCCAGGGCACTTCTGAAAGCCACAGGGGACTAAGTGACttgttgggggtgggggtggtggtgtgcaAAAACCCTGTAGGGCTTTTTTGTC
This window encodes:
- the NCAPH gene encoding condensin complex subunit 2 isoform X1, with the translated sequence MSAATPRQAPAASPAPRSLGSTGTPVLAECPGNDDERERRQRRRSRATDFQRGSTDSPLGLASPAPRQTEAWLPALPQWTNAQISDHYSTCIKLSTENKITTKNAFGLHLIDYMTEILKQKGSEPTDFKIAAGTLDASAKIYAVRVDVVHADTYKVLGGLGKDLAPTENADSPEGEDSAVPEAVKRVQTKKKHSFKTIEKNLSNINVSEANRRCEVDPMFQKTAASFDECSTAGIFLTGLHTQSCHSELLFDSKIVPLPSSETLTLPNSDPVKVTDLKPLLAQCIEKRPICSSLAGFQFTKWDAESHDESVSALLEKFKKSDQVFDINAETDSDMEDSVPALPDDNFNSDSPRSTEADKIGEFRENLNSCGTVCQSKRIDVVPFGEGDIGTMCLHLSMKPGEYSYFSPRTLSMWAGPEHWRFKPRHKADADSEKKTKKRSAKKAFEINFDEDIDFEAYFRKTKASVTLARSILESQNVKSTTLPTDFNYDPNNILQLFLKPAVKLCRTSELDSSLDHEDEIGEYNYNNPNDTSNFCPALQAADSDDDNDPIQLMGQTGDFNLTGHPESQDAELHTVVSNVDVTMYGELNLIAEPQKVNKIAIQYAKTAKKMDMKRLKKNMWDILTNGEKKETVAEMEDAEKEEDTSTVAGEKVFSSITKELLHRLPSVMANNLSVPLAFACLLHLANEKNLKLEGTEDLSDVLVKQGN
- the NCAPH gene encoding condensin complex subunit 2 isoform X3: MSAATPRQAPAASPAPRSLGSTGTPVLAECPGNDDERERRQRRRSRATDFQRGSTDSPLGLASPAPRQTEAWLPALPQWTNAQISDHYSTCIKLSTENKITTKNAFGLHLIDYMTEILKQKGSEPTDFKIAAGTLDASAKIYAVRVDVVHADTYKVLGGLGKDLAPTENADSPEGEDSAVPEAVKRVQTKKKHSFKTIEKNLSNINVSEANRRCEVDPMFQKTAASFDECSTAGIFLTGLHTQSCHSELLFDSKIVPLPSSETLTLPNSDPVKVTDLKPLLAQCIEKRPICSSLAGFQFTKWDAESHDESVSALLEKFKKSDQVFDINAETDSDMEDSVPALPDDNFNSDSPRSTEADKIGEFRENLNSCGTVCQSKRIDVVPFGEGDIGTMCLHLSMKPGEYSYFSPRTLSMWAGPEHWRFKPRHKDADSEKKTKKRSAKKAFEINFDEDIDFEAYFRKTKASVTLARSILESQNVKSTTLPTDFNYDPNNILQLFLKPAVKLCRTSELDSSLDHEDEIGEYNYNNPNDTSNFCPALQAADSDDDNDPIQLMGQTGDFNLTGHPESQDAELHTVVSNVDVTMYGELNLIAEPQKVNKIAIQYAKTAKKMDMKRLKKNMWDILTNGEKKETVAEMEDAEKEEDTSTVAGEKVFSSITKELLHRLPSVMANNLSVPLAFACLLHLANEKNLKLEGTEDLSDVLVKQGN
- the NCAPH gene encoding condensin complex subunit 2 isoform X2; protein product: MSAATPRQAPAASPAPRSLGSTGTPVLAECPGNDDERERRQRRRSRATDFQRGSTDSPLGLASPAPRQTEAWLPALPQWTNAQISDHYSTCIKLSTENKITTKNAFGLHLIDYMTEILKQKGSEPTDFKIAAGTLDASAKIYAVRVDVVHADTYKVLGGLGKDLAPTENADSPEGDSAVPEAVKRVQTKKKHSFKTIEKNLSNINVSEANRRCEVDPMFQKTAASFDECSTAGIFLTGLHTQSCHSELLFDSKIVPLPSSETLTLPNSDPVKVTDLKPLLAQCIEKRPICSSLAGFQFTKWDAESHDESVSALLEKFKKSDQVFDINAETDSDMEDSVPALPDDNFNSDSPRSTEADKIGEFRENLNSCGTVCQSKRIDVVPFGEGDIGTMCLHLSMKPGEYSYFSPRTLSMWAGPEHWRFKPRHKADADSEKKTKKRSAKKAFEINFDEDIDFEAYFRKTKASVTLARSILESQNVKSTTLPTDFNYDPNNILQLFLKPAVKLCRTSELDSSLDHEDEIGEYNYNNPNDTSNFCPALQAADSDDDNDPIQLMGQTGDFNLTGHPESQDAELHTVVSNVDVTMYGELNLIAEPQKVNKIAIQYAKTAKKMDMKRLKKNMWDILTNGEKKETVAEMEDAEKEEDTSTVAGEKVFSSITKELLHRLPSVMANNLSVPLAFACLLHLANEKNLKLEGTEDLSDVLVKQGN